Proteins from a single region of Euleptes europaea isolate rEulEur1 chromosome 21, rEulEur1.hap1, whole genome shotgun sequence:
- the WDR90 gene encoding LOW QUALITY PROTEIN: WD repeat-containing protein 90 (The sequence of the model RefSeq protein was modified relative to this genomic sequence to represent the inferred CDS: deleted 1 base in 1 codon), which translates to MAKVWQHPFLNVFKHFKVEEWKRSTKEGDVTTVMDKTLKGTVYRISGSVPAGNYLQLPKTSTQSLSLTGCYLYILFKPMPTKYFVVHLDVATEDSQVVRISFSNLFKEFKSTATWLQFPFICGAAKGSVYDNTAKAAKRDLVGLAPSNVRWTFLALDLRHILSLYLNRSYSHLKSIKLCSNLLVKNLFTSNLLFDPGVSLSEAHQSKLVLSGTSPIPREMAFPVPKGENWHDLYDHIRFPSDGAKMPFDSIQKGTLTAASDAHVQDGPGSCLPKQVTLSKPVRDRVSLIQQITIPKEMPRQSPLLAKNIPRVKLAASKTPQERDQTGWREGPQDGGDSGFLLSLADDGGIHVYAHKNGDVTIHAVRVDSDEDSSAKGPGPKVISTRNSAHCTRLLPDPILKLKRIIGFGGCSTRWALWAAHGRVVVYPCHALIVAVALDSGRQWFFAGHTDKVAALAFNGNCTLLASTQIGHLSMMRLWDFASTKCLSMFKTGMHSVSCLSFSYNGNILCGTGKDGHGKTVVVVWNTAQVSRGGEVEILAKAHTDVDIQTLKIAFFDDTRMVSCGRDNVRLWRVRSRALRSCPVNLGEYRSLEFTDLDFEAGHSTDREPEDRTLFVCSRSGHVLEIDYKNVAVRNARRLLPSEAQHSHRREKQTFNSGAGIALNSICLSSSFCATASDDGYLRLWPLDFSEVFLEAEHDNPVTSVSISPDSLKVLCTTASGTVGCLDVQSRDYSTIMRSHTDSILACSVEWLQQELVTVSRDNTIRIWNLESMQQLFEFTASDETPCAVAFHPSQPIFACGFDTGVVRTISLAASKLLEEHKQHRGSITGLVFSPDGNFMYSACSHGTLALYNCAVQKSHVVRVLANVVSQDADHGPDALSVSTNGRLLAFVGPSKHIVTLMDGHSLDELLRIDVSILDLESTALDSAVRLRFAPPSLGHLLVTTSSQKILVLDVKSGRLIRAVSPVHKQSCSSLALSSDGRYLLTAGDRVIKVWDYGMRFDVNSQVFIGHSEPVRQVAFTPDQRQVISVGDAIFLWDFLGVSTKEPSKEELVPGILSAKAFPLLWEWGLPSPGGSVCTSARSPPCHLNSRLRRGSRTHSSLVETFQSPGAEASLEEVRDLTPGATDTPRKQVPLPTVISPPCLDLSSIQQMVYQKTFSESEEEEEEASLNGDTGEAANRAKAPSPLAAEEAVKSEEPAAVKPAAVQSGSGPRSHAGEECRKEAKGPENNIRPDCYRHFAPRFKTSVPSSKAFARPLADAERLKLKAVIGYNGNGRGNMVWNPDTGLFAYSCGCVIIVEDLHSGSQQHWLGHPEEISTLAVSHDAQVVASASGRGRGDSRCQIRIWDVRAGACQKVLFHHETQVQAMAYSRDDRLLITLGDYADRVVALWDAHTYELMSSTRFSEPAHEVAFSPLLAGHLACVGRGAVTFWLMEQQGTNVSLKVRRVPVPDAVGPVELTSLCYGAGCLLYSGTSTGQICAWDTETDRCFMTWEADEGEIGILQCHGNQLVSGSNTRRIRLWSVAAVQELRIRGSDARSNSVLLEQEMTLDGTAVSATFDDSMDMGIVGTTAGTLWYVNWTENTSIRLISGHKNKVNQVAFSPDESHCATCGEDGSVRVWALASMELVVQFQVLNQSCLCLAWSPVPVALSRAEGQHIVAGYSDGTLRVFSVSRTEMELKMHPHSVAVTALGYSADGEIILSGDKEGLVAISSPRTGMTIRVLADHRSSPINVIDGTRKQHAELGVEGDDLWLAASADRRVSIWVSDWMKDKCELFDWLTFPAPAGPEVPQPLPPSLAAFCPWDKSTVVYSGFGLQKEILFYSLPQKQVIEKVPLPYFATALSLSPAACIIAVGFSERVLRLIDRTAKTEQDHPGHDDAVALCRFTPSGNRLFTTSYNEILVWEVLNGC; encoded by the exons GACAGCCAAGTGGTCCGTATCTCCTTTTCCAACCTCTTCAAGGAGTTCAAGTCGACGGCCACGTGGCTGCAGTTCCCCTTCATCTGCGGGGCGGCCAAGGGATCCGTCTACGATAACACGGCCAAGGCGGCCAAGCGAG ATCTGGTGGGCCTGGCTCCCTCCAACGTGCGCTGGACTTTCCTGGCCCTCGACCTCCGCCACATCCTCTCCCTGTACCTGAACAGGAGCTACAGCCATCTGAAGAGCATCAAGCTCTGCTCCAACCTGCTGGTGAAAAACCTGTTCACCAGCAACTTGCTCTTCGACCCAG GCGTCTCCTTGTCTGAAGCTCATCAATCCAAGCTGGTCTTGAGCGGCACCTCCCCCATCCCACGAGAAATGGCGTTCCCCGTGCCGAAGGGCGAAAATTGGCACGACCTCTACGATCACATTAG GTTTCCTTCAGATGGAGCCAAGATGCCGTTCGACTCTATTCAGAAAGGCACTTTGACGGCAGCTTCAG ATGCTCATGTTCAAGATGGCCCAGGTAGCTGCCTTCCCAAGCAAGTAACGCTGAGCAAACCTGTTCGGGACAGAGTATCTCTCATCCAGCAAATCACCATTCCCAAGGAG ATGCCTCGTCAGTCCCCTCTGCTAGCCAAGAACATCCCCAGAGTCAAGCTGGCTGCCTCCAAAACTCCGCAGGAGCGGGACCAAACCGGCTGGAGAGAAGGGCCGCAAGATGGAGGCGATTCCGGCTTCCTGTTGTCTCTGGCGGATGACGGCGGCATCCACGTGTACGCCCACAAAAACGGGGATGTCACCATCCACGCGGTCAGGGTCGATTCGGACGAG GACTCCTCTGCAAAAGGGCCTGGACCAAAAGTGATCTCCACCAGGAATTCTGCTCACTGCACG AGGCTCTTGCCAGACCCGATCCTGAAGCTGAAGAGGATTATTGGGTTTGGAGGCTGCAGCACCCGATGG GCACTGTGGGCTGCCCACGGCAGAGTAGTGGTTTACCCCTGCCACGCGCTGATCGTGGCCGTCGCTCTGGACTCTGGCAGACAGTGGTTCTTTGCTGGCCATACAGATAAG gtgGCAGCGCTGGCCTTTAATGGCAACTGCACTCTGCTGGCCTCCACCCAGATCGGGCACCTGAGCATGATGCGCCTCTGGGACTTTGCAAGCACCAAGTGTCTCTCCATGTTTAAAACGGGCATGCATTCGGTCTCTTGCCTCAG CTTTTCCTACAACGGGAATATCCTGTGCGGCACCGGGAAAGACGGGCATGGGAAAACG GTGGTGGTCGTGTGGAACACAGCCCAGGTGAGCCGCGGTGGGGAGGTGGAGATTCTGGCCAAGGCGCACACGGATGTGGACATCCAGACCTTGAAGATCGCCTTCTTTGATGATACCAG AATGGTGTCTTGCGGCAGAGACAACGTGAGGCTTTGGCGGGTGCGGAGCAGGGCCCTGCGCTCCTGCCCGGTCAACTTAGGTGAATACCGTTCTCTGGAGTTCACCGACCTGGACTTTGAGGCGGGCCATTCCACCGACCGCGAGCCGGAGGATCGGACATT GTTCGTCTGCAGCAGGAGTGGCCACGTCTTGGAAATCGATTACAAGAACGTTGCCGTCAGGAACGCCCGGCGCCTGCTGCCTTCCGAAGCGCAGCACTCCCACCGACGGGAGAAGCAGACCTTTAACTCAG GTGCTGGGATAGCGCTAAACAGTATCTGTCTCTCGTCGAGTTTCTGTGCCACGGCCTCTGACGACGGCTACCTGCGCTTGTGGCCGCTGGACTTCTCCGAGGTCTTCTTGGAAGCAG AGCACGACAACCCGGTGACTTCCGTCAGCATCAGTCCGGATAGCCTGAAGGTTTTGTGCACGACGGCCTCCGGGACGGTGGGCTGCCTGGATGTCCAGTCTCGGGACTACAGCACCATCATGCGCTCCCACACGGACTCAATTTTGGCATGTTCGGTGGAGTGGCTGCAGCAGGAGCTGGTGACCGTGTCTCGGGATAACACCATCCGCATTTGGAACCTGGAGTCTATGCAGCAG CTGTTTGAATTCACTGCCTCAGATGAGACGCCGTGCGCCGTGGCTTTCCATCCCTCGCAGCCGATCTTCGCTTGCGGTTTCGACACGGGCGTGGTACGCACCATCAGCCTGGCTGCCTCGAAGCTGCTTGAGGAACACAA GCAGCACCGAGGTTCTATCACCGGCCTGGTCTTTTCCCCAGACGGCAATTTCATGTACAGCGCCTGCAGTCACGGGACCCTGGCTCTGTATAACTGCGCCGTCCAGAAAAGTCACGTCGTCAGAGTTCTGG CCAACGTGGTGTCGCAAGATGCAGACCATGGTCCGGACGCATTGTCTGTCAGCACCAACGGGCGCCTCCTGGCCTTTGTGGGACCTTCAAAACACATTGTGACACTCATGGACGGTCATTCCCTGGACGAG CTACTCAGGATCGACGTGAGCATTCTGGATTTGGAGAGCACCGCTCTGGACTCGGCCGTGCGGCTCCGgtttgcccctccctctctcggCCACCTTCTGGTGACCACCTCCTCCCAGAAGATCCTCGTGCTTGATGTGAAGTCCGGGCGCCTGATCAGAGCG GTCTCCCCAGTGCACAAGCAGTCGTGTTCTTCGTTGGCCTTGAGCTCGGACGGCCGCTACCTCCTGACCGCTGGCGACAGGGTTATAAAAGTGTGGGATTATGGGATGAGGTTCGACGTCAACTCCCAG gtGTTTATTGGCCACTCTGAGCCAGTGCGGCAGGTGGCATTCACCCCTGACCAAAGGCAGGTCATCAGTGTCGGGGACGCCATCTTCCTCTGGGACTTCCTAGGGGTGTCGACCAAGGAGCCCTCCAAGGAGGAGTTAGTACCCGGCATTCTTTCAGCAAAAGCCTTCCCGTTGCTTTGGGAGTGGGGTCTCCCTTCCCCTGGCGGGTCCGTGTGTACG TCTGCACGCTCACCTCCCTGCCATCTTAACTCCAGGCTCCGTCGCGGTTCCCGGACCCATTCCTCTCTCGTCGAGACCTTCCAGTCTCCAGGAGCCG AAGCTAGTCTTGAAGAGGTTCGGGATTTGACCCCCGGGGCCACCGATACTCCCCGCAAGCAGGTTCCCCTTCCGACGGTGATCTCCCCACCATGCCTGGATCTCAGCTCCATCCAACAGATGGTGTATCAGA AGACTTTTTCAGAAtccgaagaggaggaggaggaggcatctcTGAATGGTGATACTGGCGAGGCTGCGAACAGGGCCAAGGCCCCCTCTCCTCTCGCTGCGGAGGAAGCTGTGAAGAGCGAAGAGCCTGCAGCCGTGAAGCCCGCCGCCGTTCAATCTGGTTCAGGGCCCCGGAGCCACGCAGGAGAGG AATGTCGGAAAGAGGCGAAGGGGCCCGAAAACAACATCCGCCCAGACTGCTACAGGCATTTTGCTCCTCGTTTCAAAACATCGGTGCCCTCCTCCAAG GCCTTCGCCCGTCCTCTGGCCGATGCCGAAAGGCTGAAACTGAAAGCTGTAATCGGCTACAACGGGAACGGACGGGGAAATATGGTCTGGAACCCAGATACAG GTCTCTTTGCCTACAGCTGTGGTTGTGTGATCATTGTAGAAGACCTGCACTCAGGGTCCCAGCAGCACTGGCTGGGACATCCGGAAGAGATTTCGACACTTGCCGTCAGCCACGACGCCCAG GTCGTCGCTTCCGCCTCCGGCCGCGGCCGTGGGGACTCTCGCTGCCAAATCCGCATCTGGGACGTGCGAGCCGGGGCCTGCCAAAAAGTGCTGTTCCACCACGAGACCCAAGTGCAGGCCATGGCGTACTCCCGGGACGACCGGCTCCTCATCACGCTGG GGGACTACGCGGACAGGGTCGTGGCCCTCTGGGATGCCCACACCTACGAGCTGATGTCGTCCACCCGCTTCTCTGAGCCTGCCCACGAAGTGGCCTTCAGCCCCCTCCTGGCGGGGCACCTggcctgtgtggggaggggggcggtgaCTTTCTGGCTTATGGAACAGCAGGGAACGAACGTCAGTCTGAAG GTCCGCAGGGTCCCCGTCCCAGACGCTGTTGGGCCGGTGGAGCTGACCTCGCTCTGTTACGGCGCCGGCTGCCTTCTGTACAGCGGGACCAGCacgggacagatctgcgcctgggACACAGAGACCGACCGCTGCTTCATGACATGGGAGGCCGACGAGGGGGAGATCG GCATCCTGCAATGTCACGGTAACCAGCTGGTCAGCGGCAGCAACACCCGGCGGATCCGACTGTGGTCAGTGGCGGCGGTTCAGGAGTTGAGAATCAGAGGCTCCGATGCCAG ATCCAATTCGGTCCTCTTGGAGCAGGAGATGACCCTGGATGGGACTGCCGTGAGCGCCACCTTCGACGACTCCATGGACATGGGGATCGTGGGCACCACCGCAGGGACGTTGTGGTACGTCAACTGGACGGAGAACACCAGCATCCGACTGATCAGCGGGCACAAGAACAAG GTCAACCAGGTGGCCTTCAGCCCTGACGAGTCCCACTGCGCGACCTGTGGGGAGGACGGCAGCGTGAGAGTCTGGGCTCTGGCCAGCATGGAGCTGGTGGTGCAGTTTCAAGTGCTCAACCAG AGCTGCCTGTGCCTGGCCTGGAGTCCCGTGCCTGTTGCCCTCAGCAGGGCAGAAGGCCAGCATATCGTGGCGGGCTACAGTGACGGCACCCTCCGGGTGTTCAGTGTTTCCCGGACGGAGATGGAGCTGAAGATGCACCCCCACTCGGTCGCGGTGACGGCTCTCGGCTACTCTGCGGACG GAGAAATAATCTTGTCCGGCGACAAGGAAGGGCTGGTGGCCATCAGCAGCCCGCGGACAGGGATGACGATCCGAGTCCTGGCTGACCATCGGTCGTCCCCCATCAACGTTATCGATGGCACGAGGAAGCAG CACGCTGAACTCGGGGTGGAAGGCGACGATTTGTGGCTGGCCGCGAGTGCCGACCGGCGCGTGAGCATCTGGGTCTCGGATTGGATGAAGGACAAGTGCGAACTCTTTGACTGGCTGACCTTCCCAGCTCCTGCAGGTCCCGAG gtccctcagcctctgccccccagCCTGGCAGCCTTTTGCCCTTGGGACAAGAGCACGGTCGTTTATTCGGGCTTCGGGCTGCAGAAAGAAATCCTTTTCTACAGTCTGCCGCAGAAACAG GTGATCGAGAAGGTCCCATTGCCTTACTTTGCCACGGCGCTGAGCTTGTCTCCCGCCGCCTGCATCATAGCCGTTGGCTTCAGTG AGCGCGTGCTGAGGCTGATTGACCGCACGGCAAAGACTGAACAAGACCACCCGGGGCACGACGATGCCGTCGCCCTCTGCAGATTCACCCCGTCAGGGAACCGCCTCTTCACCACGTCCTATAATGAGATCTTGGTGTGGGAAGTCCTGAACGGATGCTAA